The genomic interval GCAGTGGAAGTGGCCTCGGTCTCAGCGCCCGCAGCGGAAGTGGCCTTGGTCTCAGCGCCCGCAGGGGAAGCGGCCTCGGTCTCAGCGGCGGCAGGGGAACCGGCTTCGGTCTCGGCGGCCGTAGGGGAACCGGCCTCAGTCTCAGTGGCGGTAGAAGTGCCGCCTTCGGTCTTGGCGCTCATGGGCGAACCCGCCTTGGCCTTGGCGCCTGTGAGGGTGCGGGCCTTGGTCGCGGCGCCGGCGGAAGGCCTGGCCTTGCTCTTGACGCTCGCGAGGCGCTCGGCCTTCGTCTCGGCGACCGTGGAGGTTCTGGTTTTGGGCTTGCCAGCAGCGTCAGCCGGAAGGGCGGCCTCTGCCTCCGCGCCGGCGGAAAGGCCGGCCTCGGTGTCAGCAGCTGCGGAGGCGTCGGCCTTGGCCTTGCTGCCGGTGCTCGCCGAAGGGTTGGCCTGCGTTTTCGCCGTCCCGAGAAGCTCGGCCTTCGTCTCCGCGTCCGTAGCAGTGACGGCGTCGGCGCCTGCCGAGGTGTTGGCCTGTGTTTCTGCACCCCGGCGAAGCCCGGCTTCTGTCTCCGCGCCTGTGGAAGTGACGGCGTCGGTCTTGCTGCCGGTGCCGGCTGAAGCGCTGGCCCGCGTTTTCGCGCCCCCGCGAAGCCCGGCCTCTGTCTCCGCCTCCGGGCCGGTGGAAGTACCGGCCTTGGCCTCGCTCGCGGTGACTTCGGAAGTGTCGGCCTCGCCCTCGCCAACGGGGGAACCGCCCGCGTCGGCCTCACCCTCACCAACCGCGGAACTCCCCGCGCCCGCCTCGGAGTTGGGGCCGGTGTCGGAGGCCCCGGGTGCCGCCTCCGGCGTTGATATCGCGGCGCCCGGGTTCGGCGTCGGTTCGTCGTTCGTGTCCGGCGGCAGTACCTCGCCATCGGCTGCCCCGGCCGTATTCGGTGTCTGGCGTGTGCTCGTGTGCTGAGGCAACCCGAAGGTCCTTCCGTGCGAGGCCCGTGATCGGAGTGGAGGGGCGGTCCGACTGGGGAGGCAGGACCGCCGCTCTTCCGTACGAGTTGCCTCGGGCCCCTGTTCACGGAACTGGGCAAACACCCGGCAAACGGCTTATCACCGTTGTGTCACGCGCCCCCGACCGCCGTGAGCAGCGCCAATGGAGCCGCCGCCGAACGGGACTCCCGTACGCACGCGTGCGGGTACGGAACCGGCTCCGGATGGGTGTCGCGGCCGTAGCCCGCGAGGACCTCCGGGAGGCGGTGGCCGGTCGCCGTCGCCGCGTCGACCAGCGCGTGCGCGACCGTACGGGCCTCGTCGTGCAGGCCGTAGCGGGCCAGGCCCAGCGTGATCAGCGCGTTGTCGTGCGGCCAGACCGAACCCCGGTGGTACGACAACGGGTGGTACGCCGCTTGGCCCGACGCCAGGGTGCGGACTCCCCAGCCCGAGAAGAAGTCCGGGGCCAGGAGCCTGCGTCCGACCAGTTCGCCGTACTCCTTGTCCAGCAGGCCCGACCAGAGCAGATGCCCGGCGTCCGACGCCAGCGCGTCGACCTGCCGGCCCTCGCCGTCCAGCGCCAGCGCCGGGAAGGAGTGCTCCCGCATCCAGAAGTCCCGCTGGAAACGGTCCCGGAGGTCGGACGCGGCCTGTTCGAGCAGGGCCGCGTACGTCTCGTCCTCCCATACCGTGCGGGCGAGTTGGGCCGTGCGGCGCAGCGCGTCGTACGCGTACCCCTGCGCCCCCGCCGCCATCACCGGACCGCTCGCCCGCGTGCCGTCGGCACCGCAGATCGCGCCGGGGGAGTCCTTCCAGTTCTGGTTGGCCAGGCCGCCCTGGTCGGCGCGGTAGACCAGGTACCCGCGCGAGGTCAGGCCGCCGTGGTCGAGCATCCAACCGATCGCGGCACGGGCGTTGGGCTCCAGGCGGCGGGCCAGCGTCGTGTCGCCGGTCTGCTCCACGTACGCGCCGAGCAGCACCAGGAACAGCGGGGTCGCGTCCACCGAGCCGTAGTAACGCCCGTACGGCACCTGCCCGAAGTGCGCCAACTCGCCGTGCCGCACCTCGTGCACGATCTTGCCGGGCTGCGACACCGACTCCGCGCCGACGGCCGTCGCCTGCGTCGCGGCGAGGGCGGGGAGGGTGGCCGCGGCCAGTTGGGGGCGGTACGGGAGCGCGAACAGGGACGTGAGGAGCGCGTCCCTGCCCAGCAGGGTCAGGAACCACGGGGCTCCCGCCGCCGGTACGCGCAGCTCCTCGCCGTCCGGACCCGTCGCCGGGACCTGGAGCGAGGCCAGGTCCGACAGGCCTCGGGCGCAGGCGGCCGCCAACTCCGGCCAGCCGGTGGGGAAGGAGACGCCCTGGACGTACTCGCCCTCCAGGGCGATGAGTTGGTCGTTCAGGGCGGACGGTGAGCGCGGTACCCGCAGCGCGCGCTTGTCGCCGTGCGGGCGCGCCATCACGCGGAGCGCCAACTCGGCGGTGCCGTGCGGTTCGAGGTCCAGGGTCCACACCATGCGGCGGGCGCCGGTGCCGGTCTCCTCGACGCCGTCGGGAGCGGGCTCGGCCGTGACCGTCGTACAGGAACGCCATTCGCCGCGCTGGTAGGCGAACTCCACGCCGTCCTCCAGGACTTGGCGGGAGCGGGTGGCGCCGGTCTTCGCGTAGGTGCGGTAGTCGGAGCGGAGTTCGAACTGGTCCGTGAAGTCGGCGTCCGCGGTGACCGCGAGCCGGACCGTCGTCGGGACCGGGCGGTTGCTGGTCACCTTCAGCGATTCGACGAACGCGCCGTCGCCCACGGCCTGTTCACGGAAGAGCGTGTGTGCGGGCGGCTCCTGGCGGCCGCCGCGCGGGACGAGGACACAGCGCGCCATGTCCCCGTCGGCCACCGGCGTCAGTGCCTCCGGCACCGCGCCGTCGACCGTCAACTGCCAGCGGCTCAGATGCCTGGCGTCCCGCACGAATAACCCGTCCGGGGAACTGCCGCCCCGTACCCCGCTGATGTCCCCGCCGTCGCCCACGGCTGCGAACGTCCCGCCGTGCACGAGCAGATGATGCCGGTCCGTCATCCCCGGTCCCCTCCCTTGAGTCTCTTGGCGACCTTGACTTCTGTGTCACTGACGTCCGTGTCAGTCACGTGTGTCACTCATGTCGAACGTGCCGAGTCCCGTGGCGGACACGCCGTGTCCGGGGGGCTCGTGAAGCAGATCGAGGGTCAGCGCGGCGGTCCAGCTGAAGCCGGTCGCGCCGCACGCCTCGCCGTCGTACGGGTCGACGTACTCGGCGAAGTCGGTGGCGGCGGCGGTCTCCAGGACCGCCGTGCGGAGCGCGTCCGCGCGCGCCCGCTCGCCGTGCAGCCGCAGGCCGCGCTCCAGCAGCCAGCTCGTGTTGAACCAGGCCGGCCCGCGCCAGTACCGGTGCGGGTCGAACGCCTCGCCCAACAGGTCGTAGCTGGGCGGGAGTCGAGTGGTGTCGCCGAGCCCGAAGTGCTGGCCGGACGCCGTGCGGACGAGGGCGGTGGTGATGTCCCGGGGCAGGTCGGGGAGGAGGAGCGGGATCAGGCCGGAGACGCTGCGCTCGGGGATCAGCCCCTCGCCCCGTACGTCGCGGCAGAAGAACATGCCCTCCGCCGGGTCCCACAGCCGCTCGATCAGCACCCCGGTGAGTCGCTCCGCGCGTGCGTGCCGGGCCGTGCCCGTCGCGCCCAACTCCCGGGCGATACGGGCCAGTGCGTGCTCGGAGGCGATCAGCAGGGCGTTGAAGGACGGGTCCTCGACCGCGAACTCGCTTGCCCCGTCGGCGTATTCGCCGTCCCGGTAGTCCGTCGCGAGCCGCACGTAACGGCCGTAGTCGAGGTCCGTAGGCCGGTCCTCGGCGGCCCCGTGGTCGAGGTCGGCGCGGCGGAAGGAACGGGCCGGGGCCGGCGTGATCCGGCCCAACGGGGCGTCCCAGCAAGGGCTGTTGTCCATACCCTGTTCCCAGGGGTGCACGACCGACGCGAGGCCGCCTCCGCCCAGGTCCCGCCGGTGCAGCAGATAGCGGTGCCAGGCGGCCAGCCGGGGGTAGACACCGGCGAGGAAGCCACGTGCGCGGGAGAGGCCCGGATCGGCGCAGTGCACCAGCCACGCGGCCAGCGCGTGGACCGGTGGCTGCACGATGCCCGAGGTCTGTACGGTGCGCGGGGCGCCCGCGGTGCGTCCCGCGGTCGAGGAGCGCCAGAAGTCGGGGCTCGGGAAGTACGCGTCGAGCGGTACGGAGGGGTTGAAGACGATGTGCGGGATACGTCCGTCGCCCCACTGGGCGGCGAGCAGCGTCTCCAGCTCCGTCTGCGCCCGCAGCGGCGAGAGGTGCCGTAGACCGATGGCGATGAACGCGGAGTCCCAGGACCACTGGTGCGGATACAGACCGCGGGAGGGGACGGTTGAGGCACCCGTCCAGTTCCCTTCCAGTACGGCAGCCGCCCTGAGGTGCAGCGAACCTGACAAGGGTGGCGGATCGTATACGAAGGTGCGTTCCACGGGGAGGGCTGTGAGCTGGGCAGTGCGATCCACTCGGGACTCCACGAAACACATCGTGCCGACCGGTTCGGTCATGGCTACCGTAGGGTTACGTCTATTTAACACGCAAAACTCAATATGTAATGCAGGGTTGAGAAACACAAGGGGGTGCGCATGACTGGACGAGGTCAAGCGAGCGCCGGCGATCTGCTCGAACTGGTACGCACCGGGCGCGCCACGACCCGCGGCGCCCTCCAACAGGTGACCGGACTCTCACGCGCGACCGTCGGCCAGCGCCTGGACCGGCTCTTCCGCGCGGGCTGGCTGCGCGAGGGCGCGGGCGGCCCGGTGGACTCCCCGCTGGGCGGCAGACCCTCGATCACGCTGGAGTTCGACGACGCCCACGCCGTAGTCCTCGCGGCGGACCTGGACACCCGCCACGCGCGCGCGTGCGTCCTCACCCTCACCGGCGAGATCCTCGCCGAGCACGGCGGCACGCTGGTCATCGAGGACGGCCCGGACGCCGTACTCGGCGAACTCGGCCGCTGGTTCGCCGAGTTGCTGGAGAAGGCCGGGCATCGGGCGTCCGAGGTCTGCGGGATCGGTCTCGCCGTCCCGGGGCCCGTCGACAGCGAGACCGGCCGGGTCGTCCAGCCGCCGATGATGCCCGGCTGGGACGCCTACGACATAAGAGGCCGCCTGGCCCGCGCCTTCACCGAGCACACCGGCGCCCCCCGGGTCCCGGTCCTGGTCGACAACGACGCCAACCTCATGGCCTACGGCGAACAGCGCACCGGCCACCCCGACTGCTCGGCCTTCGTCCTGGTCAAGGTGTCCACCGGTATCGGCGCGGGAGTGGTCGTCGGCGGTTCCATCTTCCGGGGGATCGACGGCGGCGCCGGCGACATCGGCCACATCCGCGTCCCGGCGGGCGCGCAGGCGCTGTGCCGTTGCGGGTCCTACGGCTGTCTCGCCGCCGTCGCCAGCGGTGGCGCCGTGGCGCGACGGCTGGCCGAGACCGGGGTGCCGGCGGCGTCCGGCTCGGATGTGCGGGACCTGCTCGCGTCCGGGCATCCGGGAGCCGCCGCCTTCGCCCGCGAGGCGGGACGGCAGGTCGGGGACGTCCTGGCGACCGTGGTGACGCTGCTCAACCCCGGGGTCCTGATGATCGCGGGAGACCTGGCCGGCACCTCCTTCCTCACGGGCGTACGCGAGCTGCTGTACCAGCGGGCGCTGCCGCGCTCCACCGCTCATCTGCACGTGCTGACCT from Streptomyces sp. NBC_01288 carries:
- a CDS encoding amylo-alpha-1,6-glucosidase produces the protein MTDRHHLLVHGGTFAAVGDGGDISGVRGGSSPDGLFVRDARHLSRWQLTVDGAVPEALTPVADGDMARCVLVPRGGRQEPPAHTLFREQAVGDGAFVESLKVTSNRPVPTTVRLAVTADADFTDQFELRSDYRTYAKTGATRSRQVLEDGVEFAYQRGEWRSCTTVTAEPAPDGVEETGTGARRMVWTLDLEPHGTAELALRVMARPHGDKRALRVPRSPSALNDQLIALEGEYVQGVSFPTGWPELAAACARGLSDLASLQVPATGPDGEELRVPAAGAPWFLTLLGRDALLTSLFALPYRPQLAAATLPALAATQATAVGAESVSQPGKIVHEVRHGELAHFGQVPYGRYYGSVDATPLFLVLLGAYVEQTGDTTLARRLEPNARAAIGWMLDHGGLTSRGYLVYRADQGGLANQNWKDSPGAICGADGTRASGPVMAAGAQGYAYDALRRTAQLARTVWEDETYAALLEQAASDLRDRFQRDFWMREHSFPALALDGEGRQVDALASDAGHLLWSGLLDKEYGELVGRRLLAPDFFSGWGVRTLASGQAAYHPLSYHRGSVWPHDNALITLGLARYGLHDEARTVAHALVDAATATGHRLPEVLAGYGRDTHPEPVPYPHACVRESRSAAAPLALLTAVGGA
- a CDS encoding MGH1-like glycoside hydrolase domain-containing protein, with the translated sequence MDRTAQLTALPVERTFVYDPPPLSGSLHLRAAAVLEGNWTGASTVPSRGLYPHQWSWDSAFIAIGLRHLSPLRAQTELETLLAAQWGDGRIPHIVFNPSVPLDAYFPSPDFWRSSTAGRTAGAPRTVQTSGIVQPPVHALAAWLVHCADPGLSRARGFLAGVYPRLAAWHRYLLHRRDLGGGGLASVVHPWEQGMDNSPCWDAPLGRITPAPARSFRRADLDHGAAEDRPTDLDYGRYVRLATDYRDGEYADGASEFAVEDPSFNALLIASEHALARIARELGATGTARHARAERLTGVLIERLWDPAEGMFFCRDVRGEGLIPERSVSGLIPLLLPDLPRDITTALVRTASGQHFGLGDTTRLPPSYDLLGEAFDPHRYWRGPAWFNTSWLLERGLRLHGERARADALRTAVLETAAATDFAEYVDPYDGEACGATGFSWTAALTLDLLHEPPGHGVSATGLGTFDMSDTRD
- a CDS encoding ROK family protein is translated as MTGRGQASAGDLLELVRTGRATTRGALQQVTGLSRATVGQRLDRLFRAGWLREGAGGPVDSPLGGRPSITLEFDDAHAVVLAADLDTRHARACVLTLTGEILAEHGGTLVIEDGPDAVLGELGRWFAELLEKAGHRASEVCGIGLAVPGPVDSETGRVVQPPMMPGWDAYDIRGRLARAFTEHTGAPRVPVLVDNDANLMAYGEQRTGHPDCSAFVLVKVSTGIGAGVVVGGSIFRGIDGGAGDIGHIRVPAGAQALCRCGSYGCLAAVASGGAVARRLAETGVPAASGSDVRDLLASGHPGAAAFAREAGRQVGDVLATVVTLLNPGVLMIAGDLAGTSFLTGVRELLYQRALPRSTAHLHVLTSRLGERAGLVGAGALVVEHLYAPERVEERLLALGM